A genomic window from Thermus antranikianii DSM 12462 includes:
- a CDS encoding helix-turn-helix domain-containing protein — MESKSATIRRLYQEGKSVSAIAKELGLTYQRVYNTLRRAKLLPTKEGGEPSPEAYADFIAGLEILGVELLEVHAKLERSPQGSKRFGPPPDGLSTFGPTKTEEGFQAGLELRLEFQDDEGSFGFVHLRVAARYRCTTFPDEALFQVFRERNLPLNLWPYLRVYVDFLTAQMGLPRLVLPAMKL, encoded by the coding sequence ATGGAAAGTAAGTCTGCCACCATCCGCAGGCTCTACCAGGAGGGCAAGAGCGTTTCTGCCATTGCCAAGGAGCTTGGCCTCACCTACCAGCGGGTCTACAACACCCTGCGCCGGGCGAAGCTCCTCCCCACCAAAGAGGGCGGAGAACCTTCCCCGGAAGCCTACGCAGACTTCATCGCCGGCCTGGAGATCCTGGGGGTGGAGCTCCTCGAGGTCCACGCCAAGCTGGAACGGTCGCCCCAGGGCTCCAAGCGCTTCGGCCCTCCTCCGGATGGGCTTTCTACCTTCGGCCCCACGAAGACCGAGGAGGGCTTCCAAGCGGGCCTGGAGCTTAGGCTGGAGTTCCAGGACGACGAGGGGAGCTTCGGCTTCGTCCACCTGCGCGTGGCCGCCCGCTACCGGTGCACCACTTTCCCCGACGAAGCCCTCTTCCAGGTCTTCCGGGAGCGCAACCTGCCCCTTAACCTCTGGCCTTATCTGAGAGTCTACGTGGACTTCCTCACCGCCCAGATGGGCCTGCCCCGGCTAGTGCTGCCCGCCATGAAGCTCTAG
- a CDS encoding helix-turn-helix domain-containing protein has product MGRHMDFRHYFQESLKDPESARLYREVLDEELSWLLSYLRELKGLSQKEVAERLGVSRSRVSQMETSAGLSMTLEGLARYAQALGLSLRLEFTDEEGEVLARFDLGADEPLAAGAAKGWEPVAETWTTLTQKRKQAFEEIA; this is encoded by the coding sequence ATGGGCCGGCACATGGACTTCCGCCATTACTTCCAGGAGTCTCTGAAGGACCCCGAAAGCGCTCGCCTCTACCGGGAGGTTCTGGACGAGGAGCTTTCTTGGCTCCTGAGCTACCTGCGGGAGCTCAAGGGGCTTTCCCAGAAGGAGGTGGCCGAGCGCCTGGGGGTTTCCCGGAGCCGCGTGAGCCAAATGGAAACCTCCGCCGGGCTTTCCATGACCCTCGAGGGGCTGGCCCGCTACGCCCAGGCCCTGGGGCTTTCCCTGCGCCTGGAGTTCACCGACGAGGAGGGCGAGGTCCTGGCCCGCTTTGATCTGGGCGCGGACGAGCCCTTGGCTGCAGGTGCGGCTAAGGGCTGGGAGCCGGTGGCGGAAACCTGGACCACCCTGACCCAGAAGAGGAAGCAGGCGTTTGAGGAAATCGCCTAG